TGATCGATGGAGCGTAGTCTGGCATCAGCAGTGCGTCTCAGGTGGAAATTTTGGCGATGAAAAAGCTGTGCGAGAAAGGGCCCTTGAAAATCCAAATGCGCGCAATTTCTCGCGCTTCAGAAAAGTCCCGGTATGCGTAAACCGCCGAGTCCGGAAAGATTTCCAGTCATATCTTTCATTTGCTTCGTCAATTCTTCGTCCACGCGGCGCGATGCTTCATTCACCGCAGCGAGGAGCAAATCCTGCAGCATTTCCTGATCTTTACTGGCAAAAACGCCCGGCTCGATTTTGACTTCCGTGAGCTGCTTCTGCCCGTTCATTTTCACGGACACCATTCCGCCGCCGGCTGTGGCTTCGATGTTGATCTGCCCGCGCCGCTGCTCCAGGCTTTCCTGCATCTGCCACAACTGAGTCATCATTTGCTGCAGCGCTTTGACTTCCATTTCAGTCCTCGCTTCGCCGCTTCACTTCTGAAATTTTTCCCCCGAAGCGCTCCAGCATCGCCCGAACGATGGGATCTTGCTCAAACCGCGCCCGCAATTCCGATGCTCGCGGCGCAACGCTTCGGCCAGAATCGAGTTTAACACAAACTCGGAGCGGTTGGCCCATCACGGTGCTCAACACGGCACGCAATTTCTCCATGGCGTCTCGCGCCTGCAGCATTTCGGCAAGAGCATGGCTCTCTGGCGGGAAATACAAATTCATCTCGCCGCCAGCAAGTTCCCAGCGGTTCGCGTGTTCAACCATCGACCACAAGAATTTCTGCTGGTTTTGCAGCGTCGACTGGATTGCCTCAAGCTGCGCTGCGGCGAGGCCGCTGCATTGCCTCTCTGCCGCCTTGGCAACGACTCGTGGCGCCGAAGCAGGCAGAGGCGCAGACTTTTCGGCAGCGGGCGCGGTCGCAACCGCATTCGGCACAGTCTCTGTGGTTCCCGTGGTCATGACGGCGGCATTCGCTTTGGTGTTACTCACAATCGATTGGCGCGGTTCTCCGGACGTGGGCCGAGCCGAAACTTCGCGGCGCAAATCGCCGATCACTTCTTCCAGCGAACCCAGCCGCGCCGAATTCACCAGGCGCAGAAGTCCCAGTTCGAGATGCAGGCGCGCGTCTGGCTTGCGGCGCAGATCTTCATCCGTTGCAACTAAAATTCGAAAAAAGCGCGTCAAGTCTTCTTCGCAGAATTGCTCCGACTGTTTTGCCAGCCCGGGGCGTTCATCGCTCGGCGCGGCAATTAAAGGCGAATCGGAGCCCGACACTTTTGCGACAAGAAGATTCCGCATGTGCCGGATGGCTTCTCGGCAGAAATGCTGCAGATTGTGTCCTTCCGCATGGAGCCGCTGCACCAACGACAGAGCCTTTTCGGCGGAGCGATCAGCGATCGCTGCAATCAAATCATCGAGTATTTCTTCGGCAACAACTCCAAGCAACTCGCGCACCTGTGCGTCTCTAATCTTTTCGCCAGAATAGGCAATCGCCTGTTCCAGAAGCGAGAGCCCATCGCGCAGGCTTCCTTCCGCGGCGCGTGCGAGCACAGCAATCGCTCCCGGCTCGATTTCCAGTTTTTCTTCCTTGGCAATATGCTCCAGTGCTTCGGCGATTTCTTGGAAAGTGAGCGAGCGGAACTGAAAGAGCTGCGCTCGCGACTTGATTGTGTCGACCAAATCTTCCGGCCGCGTCGTCGCCAGGATAAAAACAACTTTCTCCGGCGGTTCTTCCAGTGTTTTCAGCAAGGCATTCGAGGCTTCATCGGTAAGCTGGTGCGCTTCGTCAAGAATAATCACCTTATAGCGTCCCGCAGCGGGCGCGTAGCGCACCATCTCTCGCAGCTCGCGAATCTGATCAATGCCGCGATTGGATGCCGCATCAATTTCCAGTACGTCGAGCGAACCGGATGTCGCGATTTCCCGGCATGCATCGCACTGGGTGCACGGCGTGGCTGTCGGCCCTTTCACGCAATTCAAACACTTTGCCAGAATGCGCGCCGTGGTCGTCTTTCCAACGCCGCGTGTCCCGCAAAAAATGTATGCATGCGCGAGGCGCTTCTGCGTGATCGCATTTTCCAGCGTTTGCGTGACGTGGCGCTGCCCGACAACTTCACGAAACGTTTGCGGCCGCCACTTGCGCGCGATGACTTGATAGGCCATGTCTATTTTCGTTCGTCCGTGCGTTGAAGGAACTTCGGGTGATCTGCGGCGCACGAAACTGGCCCGCTACCGTTGCTCCCTTCCGGGCCTGGCGGGGTTTGCGGGGAATCGTCGCACAGAGCCCGAAGTTCCACCGATAGGCGACCGATTTTCTCGTTGCGCTCGTCGCGCGACAATTTTCGTTCGCTGTGGCGAGTTTAGCACACCGCTTTGGGCTACGAAAGCTTCGCACATCATACGAGTTGTTTTTTGGAACGCGCTCGCGGAATTTCCTGAAGCTGGCATCTCGGTTCCTAGTATCTTCTTCTCGGGTGAATTCCTCCTCGCCCTGCCGCGGCGCCAGCGGGCACCCCCACGAAACGGGACAGCTCAGGGCATAGAAGCCTCGAGCATGGAGGAAAGAATGAAGCGGTTGCTTTCGCTCGTCTCAGTTCTGTCTCTGGCGCTTCTCCTGGCGCCGAAAGCAGTTCACGCACAGACCACAGAGCTCATGCAGGGTACGCAAGTCAAGCTGACCCTGCTCAATGGGTTGAGCAGCAGCGTCGCCCGCAATGGTGATCCGTTCATAGCCGTTGTTGCTGAGCCTGTTTATCTCGGAAACCAGTTGATTCTCCCAGCCGGTGCTAAAGTCCATGGGACAGTCACCGATGTCGAGGGGCCAAAGCGATTTGCCTTGATTCGAGGAGGCGCTTCCATAAGCCTTACATTTAGCTCGATTGAGGTTGACAGTCGCATCCTGCCCGCGCGCATGAGCCTTCTCGGGATTTACAAGGATTCGAGCCAAGGCAACAAAGTGCGCAAGGACCTAAAAGAAGTGGAGGGTGTGGCCGTCGAAGAAAAACGAGACATCAAGGGTTATGTTCTCGATGCTGCAATCGGTACGGGAGGTGGTTCGCTCGTTGGCGTGGTCTTCAGCCATGTCGTGCGCGGATTCGGGATAGGCATGATTGGCAGCGCTGCGTACATTGCCATGAAGCGCGGCAAAGATGTTGAGCTCCCCGCACAAACCGGCATGCTCGTGCGTTTAGACAATACCGTCTGGGTGCCGATGATACAAACGGCCGCTTACAACGAGGGAATGAAGTAAGCCGTTCTTAGCAGAAGTGTGCGAGAGCAGCGAGCTGCCGGGATATCGCAGGCGAATTCGCGTCCGGTCAGCGATGAGGCTAAGGCCTAGTCTTCCTTTTGCGGTTGCTTAGGGTTGCGGAAGACGACCAGCCACACGCTGTCGTGCTGTAATTTCGCGGCTCCAACAACCCAGCGACCTCTTTGTTGTTCGCTTCGCGCGACTTGGTAGAGGAATGGTTTTTTGTTCGAGACGTCTTTCTTCGTGGTCGTACTCACTCGAATCGCCACGACGCTTCCGCGCTCGACGCCGTTTTTCAATTCAAACGAGCATCCGCTCTCGCTCACATCCACTGTCTTGGTTCGCTCGCAAAAGAATTTCCCATCAAAATCCAGGCCACTGACTTCGATCGCCACCGACAATGGCAATCGCGGTTCGCGCCGTCGATCCTGACTCGCTTGGATCCCTAACTCTTCCCAATTCACTACGCCTTGCATAATGGCTCCTCTGGTTAAGACAAAGGCAATCGAATAGCCAAGAGCCTCATTTCCTAAGTTGCTGGAAACAAGAAGACTCTCCTGAGGTCTTGAGAACGCCGATGCCATATCGTGAGACAGTTGCACCGTTTTGAAACATGCGCGAGCCTCAATGCGCAGTCTTACTACTGGAATGCTGCTGTTCGCGTTTCAAGAAGCGATACAGACTTGTCCTGCCGATCCCCAAGATCTCTGAAGCACGAACGCGATTTCCAGAGCACATTTCCAGCACCTTCTTGATGTGAATGCGGTCAACCTCCTCTAGCGGAAGCGGCCGCCAGGCTTCTCCGCCGCCCGCCAATCGCTCACCGGATCTCCTCAGATTTGACGGCAAATCACCGAC
The sequence above is a segment of the Candidatus Acidiferrales bacterium genome. Coding sequences within it:
- a CDS encoding YbaB/EbfC family nucleoid-associated protein, with the translated sequence MEVKALQQMMTQLWQMQESLEQRRGQINIEATAGGGMVSVKMNGQKQLTEVKIEPGVFASKDQEMLQDLLLAAVNEASRRVDEELTKQMKDMTGNLSGLGGLRIPGLF
- the dnaX gene encoding DNA polymerase III subunit gamma/tau, producing MAYQVIARKWRPQTFREVVGQRHVTQTLENAITQKRLAHAYIFCGTRGVGKTTTARILAKCLNCVKGPTATPCTQCDACREIATSGSLDVLEIDAASNRGIDQIRELREMVRYAPAAGRYKVIILDEAHQLTDEASNALLKTLEEPPEKVVFILATTRPEDLVDTIKSRAQLFQFRSLTFQEIAEALEHIAKEEKLEIEPGAIAVLARAAEGSLRDGLSLLEQAIAYSGEKIRDAQVRELLGVVAEEILDDLIAAIADRSAEKALSLVQRLHAEGHNLQHFCREAIRHMRNLLVAKVSGSDSPLIAAPSDERPGLAKQSEQFCEEDLTRFFRILVATDEDLRRKPDARLHLELGLLRLVNSARLGSLEEVIGDLRREVSARPTSGEPRQSIVSNTKANAAVMTTGTTETVPNAVATAPAAEKSAPLPASAPRVVAKAAERQCSGLAAAQLEAIQSTLQNQQKFLWSMVEHANRWELAGGEMNLYFPPESHALAEMLQARDAMEKLRAVLSTVMGQPLRVCVKLDSGRSVAPRASELRARFEQDPIVRAMLERFGGKISEVKRRSED
- a CDS encoding PilZ domain-containing protein, which produces MASAFSRPQESLLVSSNLGNEALGYSIAFVLTRGAIMQGVVNWEELGIQASQDRRREPRLPLSVAIEVSGLDFDGKFFCERTKTVDVSESGCSFELKNGVERGSVVAIRVSTTTKKDVSNKKPFLYQVARSEQQRGRWVVGAAKLQHDSVWLVVFRNPKQPQKED